The Ancylothrix sp. D3o genome segment GCTTCCTAAAGCCCGGAGTTTTCGACGCGCAAAACTTGATTACCATTCCTCATGCAAAGCTACTGAGGAAATTAGGTGAATTAGACACGGATCAGTTGTCACAAATTGAAAAAATTTTACGCTTATGGTTAGGCTTTGAAAGCATGGATTTTGATCCAGAAACATAGGATATTTAGTCATAGGATCTCATCACCCTCCTCACCGAAAACCTCGTTATCTGCCATTCAAACCTGGTTAGAGGACATTTGAGAAACCGGGTTTCTGCAACTTTTGCGGCTGAGCAAAGATTCAATTAAAAAACCCGGTTTCTAAACCCCTTACTTTCTTAATTCTAGCAATAACAATAATGGTATCGTAAAATAATACAACAAACAAAAGCCATCCCCCAAAAGCAATCTACCCTATAGCCTTGGGAATGGCCCAAATCGCCGAGCCTATCAATTAGGAAAACATCATCTATAACAGAGGACAAAAAAATGTCAGAATTCCAAGATTTCCTTAAACATAACTACGCCTACGTTGCTATAGGCGAATTTAAACCAGGCCAATTTGAAAAAGCCGAGCAACTTTATGAAAAAGCCGTATCCAACTACGGAGAAGGCTTCAAAGGATCTTATCTCCTACAAGAACCAGGCACAGACAAAGGCATCGCCATCATTTTTTGGGAAAGTCCTGGGGACATGGAAGCCAACCAAACCGAAGCATCCGAAGCCATCATCCACGAAATAAACCCCCTCTTTGCCAAACCCCCAGTCACAGGATTGTATGAAGTCGTTAGCAAAATTTCAGCCAAAAAAGAGGATTAGGGATTAGCTAGAAACCCGGTCTTTTCTAAACACCGGGTTTCTAAAAAACTTAAACTTCCAACCTTTGCCAACTTAAACTTTCCCCAGATTTCTCAAAATTCCAGCGTAACAAATTCGCCGCTCTCCCCACAGAAAAACCAGGCATCCCTAAAGCTTTCCTCGGCGCTTCTGTCGCCAAAAAAATCGCCTTTTCTACCTCACAAATTCCCCATTTAACCAAATTTTGCACCCCCACCAACAGCGGTAAAGTCGTTCCCGCCAACGTGCCATCTGGCAACCGACAAGTACCATTTTTCACTTCAATTTTCCGAGTATCCCAAGGATAAAAGCCATCCGGTAAACCCACCGGCGCCAAAGCATCACTCACCAAAAAAGCACCCCCACAACTACGCAAAAACACATCTAACATCAAAGGCGAAACGTGCTCGCCATCCGCAATAAAACCACACGCAACCCTCGGATCAACCATCGCCGCCGCCAGTAACCCCGGTTGCCGGTGATGTAAACTTGGCATTGCATTAAAAGCGTGAGTCACCATCGAAGCCCCCCATTCAAAAGCTTGCTCAGCCTCGGAAGCAGTCGCCAGAGAATGACCCAAACTCACGATAATATTTTTACTTCGCAAATAAGCAATCACCTCCTCACCCCCAGGCAACTCCGGCGCCAACGTCATCACCTTAACAATTTCCCCATAATCTCCTAAAATTCGCTTGACATTTTCAATATTTAATGGTAATAAAAACTCCGCTGGATGAGCACCCCGCTTTTCAAAATTAAGAAACGGCCCCTCCAAATGAACTCCCAAAATTTTCGCAGTTTCCCCCTCTTTTTGCCGTTCCATAAACTCAGCCAAAACTGCCAAAGACCGCTGAAAATTATCAACAGAAGTCGTTACCAAAGTAGGCAAAAACCCATCCACCCCCTGCTCCCACAAAAACCGGCATATATCCTCTAATTTCTCTGCATTTTCCTCAGACAAATCAGGAAAAGCCAAACCCAAACCGCCATTAATTTGCACATCAATACCGCCCAAAGAAACCCAATCACCCCCAACATCCAAAACTTTAAAATTGCCGGATATTCTATCAGCAGACTCCACCGGCTCAATGTGCGAAATCATCCCCAAATCATCTATAAAAATAGCTTGTAACCCTGCATAACCAGGCACACGAGCATTCAAAACCTTTATCTTAGAAACACTTAATGGCATAGTAGATTGAGTTTAAATAATCAATAATTGCCAACTGTCCTACAGGCCAGAATACCTGAGAGCACAGTTTAAAAATACCACCATGACCCAACCCCAAATCGGTATTATCATGGGCAGCGACTCGGATCTGCCCACCATGCAAGCAGCTATTGAAGTCTGCGAACAATTTAACATTCCCTGGGAAGTCGCCATTGTTTCCGCCCACCGCACCCCGAATCGGATG includes the following:
- the nagA gene encoding N-acetylglucosamine-6-phosphate deacetylase, which translates into the protein MPLSVSKIKVLNARVPGYAGLQAIFIDDLGMISHIEPVESADRISGNFKVLDVGGDWVSLGGIDVQINGGLGLAFPDLSEENAEKLEDICRFLWEQGVDGFLPTLVTTSVDNFQRSLAVLAEFMERQKEGETAKILGVHLEGPFLNFEKRGAHPAEFLLPLNIENVKRILGDYGEIVKVMTLAPELPGGEEVIAYLRSKNIIVSLGHSLATASEAEQAFEWGASMVTHAFNAMPSLHHRQPGLLAAAMVDPRVACGFIADGEHVSPLMLDVFLRSCGGAFLVSDALAPVGLPDGFYPWDTRKIEVKNGTCRLPDGTLAGTTLPLLVGVQNLVKWGICEVEKAIFLATEAPRKALGMPGFSVGRAANLLRWNFEKSGESLSWQRLEV
- a CDS encoding antibiotic biosynthesis monooxygenase, whose translation is MSEFQDFLKHNYAYVAIGEFKPGQFEKAEQLYEKAVSNYGEGFKGSYLLQEPGTDKGIAIIFWESPGDMEANQTEASEAIIHEINPLFAKPPVTGLYEVVSKISAKKED